The stretch of DNA GTAATTCTCCTCTTTGTCGCTTGCGGCGTTGCATTTATCTCCGTCGACAACTGGCAAGTCTTTATTCCTGAAAACACAGGCGTCTTCGGACAGTTTGGTTGGAGTGGAATTGTGAGAGGAGCGGGTGTCGTCTTCTTCGCCTTCATCGGATTCGATGCGATTTCGACTCTTGCGCAAGAAGCGAAGAACCCGCAGAAAGATATGCCGATAGGGATGTTAGGCTCTCTTGGTATTTCAACTTTTGTATATATCATCATCGCCCTCGTTCTTACAGGCGTTGTGAGCTATACAATGCTGAACGTTCCAGACCCCATTGCGATTGCAGTTAACGCTCTAGGTCCTAAGTTCATCTGGCTAAGACTTGTGTCTAAGATTGCAATTCTCGCGGGCTTAACTTCTGTTGTTCTCGTCATGCTTCTTGGACAGACAAGAATTTTCTACACGATGGCGCACGATGGTCTTCTTCCTCTGGTATTCGGGAAGATCAACGCTCGTTTCCACACACCGCTCTTCAGCACTGTGCTTGTTACGCTGATCTGCATGACTATCGCGGCTCTCTTCCCAGTAGGGATCTTAGGCCAGCTCGTTTCGATTGGAACGCTGCTGATCTTTGCAATCGTCTGCTTTGGCGTTCTTGTACTTAGGTTCAAGCAGCCGCTGCTCCACCGTCCGTTCAAGACTCCTTTTGCACCTTGGGTTCCTCTACTAGGAACGCTTGCTTGCATCGGCCTCATGATCGGTCTTCCAGGCGTTACCTGGCTGCAGCTCATCGGCTGGCTGGCAATCGGCTGCGTGGTCTACTTCCAATATGGAAAGAAGCACAGCCTGATCCGCAATCCGAAGGGCCCCAAGCGCTAACCGCCCTTAGTTGAAGGAAG from Chlamydiales bacterium encodes:
- a CDS encoding amino acid permease: MSRGLFAKKTIKSLLEEASQKRNSMQRTLGPMNLTMMGIGAIIGGGIFVMTGQAAAQYAGPGVIFSFILAALVCVLVALCYAEFASLIPIAGSAYSYAYATMGEFVAWIIGWSLALEYLFSSATVAVGWSGYLVSLLSDWGIIIPEMLARSPFDYDPALGWQTTGALFNLPALLIIGLIGTLIALGIKLASEVNTILVVIKMAVILLFVACGVAFISVDNWQVFIPENTGVFGQFGWSGIVRGAGVVFFAFIGFDAISTLAQEAKNPQKDMPIGMLGSLGISTFVYIIIALVLTGVVSYTMLNVPDPIAIAVNALGPKFIWLRLVSKIAILAGLTSVVLVMLLGQTRIFYTMAHDGLLPLVFGKINARFHTPLFSTVLVTLICMTIAALFPVGILGQLVSIGTLLIFAIVCFGVLVLRFKQPLLHRPFKTPFAPWVPLLGTLACIGLMIGLPGVTWLQLIGWLAIGCVVYFQYGKKHSLIRNPKGPKR